A portion of the Streptomyces sp. NBC_00376 genome contains these proteins:
- a CDS encoding alpha/beta fold hydrolase — protein MRSRVRAVDGRHLVVERRGDPRGRPVFLLHGMPGSRLGPAPRGMVLYQRKTQLITYDRPGYGESDRLPGRCVADAVQDVRAIADHLGLERFAVVGRSGGAPHALACAALMPERVTRTAALVALAPRGADGLDWFDGMAASNVLAYSTATADPDGLAESFISRSAVIRRNPVQLIDDLRRELTDSDRMVVNDAGVRTMLLRNYREGLRTSAWGWIDDALAFSNPWGFDPADITSPVLLWHGEKDVFSPVGHSRWLAERIPNSTVVVEPAAAHFDALHALPRILNWLLEPPAE, from the coding sequence GTGCGTAGTCGGGTGCGCGCGGTGGACGGGCGGCATCTGGTGGTGGAGCGACGGGGGGATCCTCGCGGCAGACCGGTCTTCCTGCTGCACGGGATGCCCGGCAGCAGGCTCGGTCCGGCTCCGCGCGGCATGGTCCTGTACCAGCGCAAGACCCAGCTCATCACCTACGACCGGCCGGGCTACGGCGAGTCCGACCGGCTGCCGGGCCGCTGTGTCGCCGATGCCGTTCAGGACGTACGGGCCATCGCCGACCACCTCGGGCTCGAACGGTTCGCCGTGGTGGGCCGCTCCGGTGGTGCCCCGCATGCCCTGGCCTGCGCGGCGCTGATGCCCGAGCGGGTGACCCGCACCGCCGCACTGGTCGCGTTGGCCCCCCGGGGGGCCGACGGTCTCGACTGGTTCGACGGGATGGCCGCCTCCAACGTGCTGGCGTACTCCACGGCGACGGCCGATCCGGACGGGCTCGCGGAGTCGTTCATCTCCCGGTCCGCGGTGATCAGGAGGAACCCGGTCCAGCTCATCGACGATCTGCGCCGGGAGCTGACCGACTCCGACCGGATGGTGGTCAACGACGCCGGGGTCCGCACCATGCTGCTGCGCAACTACCGTGAGGGGCTGCGCACTTCGGCCTGGGGCTGGATCGACGACGCGCTCGCGTTCAGCAATCCGTGGGGGTTCGACCCTGCGGACATCACGAGCCCCGTACTGCTGTGGCACGGCGAGAAGGACGTGTTCTCCCCGGTGGGCCACTCGCGCTGGCTGGCCGAACGCATCCCGAACTCCACCGTCGTGGTGGAACCGGCGGCAGCGCACTTCGACGCGCTGCACGCGCTGCCCAGGATCCTGAACTGGCTGCTGGAACCGCCCGCCGAATGA
- a CDS encoding phospholipase yields the protein MRRRFTVPLATAALSLPLVLLPAASASAAPADKPQVLSSWTQTSLSSYNAWNSARNNQGAWSAYGFDWSTDYCSSSPDNPFGFPFQTACARHDFGYRNYKAAGTFDANKSRIDSAFYSDLKRVCAAYSGAKLTACNSTAWTYYHAVDIFGVAPAKAGAEGLTRAA from the coding sequence ATGCGTCGCCGATTCACCGTCCCGCTCGCCACGGCCGCTCTGTCGCTCCCCCTCGTCCTGCTCCCTGCCGCGTCCGCCTCGGCAGCCCCTGCCGACAAACCCCAGGTCCTCAGCTCCTGGACCCAGACGAGCCTCTCCAGCTACAACGCCTGGAACTCCGCCCGCAACAACCAGGGCGCCTGGTCCGCGTACGGCTTCGACTGGTCGACGGACTACTGCAGCAGCTCGCCCGACAACCCGTTCGGCTTCCCCTTCCAGACCGCCTGCGCCCGCCACGACTTCGGCTACCGCAACTACAAGGCGGCGGGCACCTTCGACGCCAACAAGTCGCGCATCGACTCCGCGTTCTACTCGGACCTCAAGCGCGTATGCGCCGCCTACTCCGGAGCGAAGCTCACCGCGTGCAACAGCACGGCATGGACGTACTACCACGCCGTGGACATCTTCGGCGTGGCACCGGCGAAGGCGGGCGCCGAAGGACTGACCCGAGCCGCCTGA
- a CDS encoding vWA domain-containing protein codes for MTPDAPGALDLDKLFAARLQAVRARPYLATALFALRVVESRRVPTMAVDRHWRCYVSPGFVDRTPEEELAGVWVHEVSHLLRDHHGRSDRVARQQGLTGPAERLRMNIAADCEINDDVFGEGLVRPEGAVGPAFLGLPEGQLMEDYLRQFRLGPHTEHLAWLDCGSGADGLDREWDLGPDGAHGLSEQERDAVRFRVAQGITGRPGSASKGWRRWAEEAFHPPQPWRELLGAAVRSAASGSGAGEDYTYGRPSRRSAGVPGAVLPSLRRRPPRVSVVIDTSASVSDTELGSALLEVAAISRAVGGRRDLITVLPCDAAARVAHPLCRAEGIPLVGGGGTDLRSGFARALRTQPRPDVVVVLTDGQTPWPSAQPACRTVVGLFPRLRDEDDPYYVPDSPPEWARTVLIGAVPTAR; via the coding sequence ATGACACCCGACGCGCCGGGGGCGCTGGACCTCGACAAGCTCTTCGCCGCCCGGCTGCAGGCCGTCCGGGCCCGCCCCTACCTGGCGACGGCGTTGTTCGCCCTGCGCGTCGTGGAGTCGCGGCGGGTACCGACGATGGCCGTCGACCGGCACTGGCGGTGCTACGTCTCGCCCGGCTTCGTGGACCGGACCCCGGAGGAGGAACTGGCCGGGGTGTGGGTGCACGAGGTGTCGCACCTGCTGCGCGACCACCACGGGCGCAGCGACCGGGTCGCGCGGCAGCAGGGGCTGACCGGTCCCGCCGAACGGCTGCGGATGAACATCGCCGCCGACTGCGAGATCAACGACGACGTGTTCGGCGAGGGGCTGGTCCGGCCGGAGGGTGCCGTCGGTCCGGCCTTCCTGGGGCTCCCCGAGGGGCAGCTCATGGAGGACTACCTGCGCCAGTTCAGGCTCGGGCCGCATACGGAGCACCTGGCCTGGCTGGACTGTGGCAGTGGCGCCGACGGGCTGGATCGGGAGTGGGACCTGGGGCCGGACGGCGCGCACGGCCTGAGCGAGCAGGAACGGGACGCGGTCCGGTTCCGGGTGGCGCAGGGCATCACCGGCCGTCCGGGGAGCGCCTCGAAGGGGTGGCGGCGGTGGGCCGAGGAGGCGTTCCACCCGCCGCAGCCGTGGCGGGAGCTGCTGGGTGCGGCGGTCCGTTCGGCCGCCTCCGGGTCCGGCGCGGGCGAGGACTACACGTACGGCCGCCCCTCGCGGCGCTCGGCCGGTGTGCCCGGTGCCGTTCTGCCGAGCCTGCGGCGCAGGCCGCCCCGGGTCAGCGTGGTCATCGACACGTCCGCTTCGGTCAGCGACACCGAACTGGGCAGCGCGCTCCTGGAGGTCGCCGCGATCTCCCGCGCGGTCGGCGGCCGTCGCGACCTGATCACCGTCCTCCCGTGCGACGCGGCGGCCAGGGTCGCGCACCCGTTGTGCCGTGCCGAGGGAATCCCGCTGGTGGGCGGCGGGGGCACGGATCTGCGCTCGGGCTTCGCCAGGGCCCTGCGGACGCAGCCGAGGCCCGATGTCGTCGTGGTCCTGACGGACGGCCAGACCCCCTGGCCGAGTGCACAGCCGGCGTGCCGGACGGTGGTGGGCCTGTTCCCCCGGTTGCGGGACGAGGACGATCCGTACTACGTCCCGGACTCCCCGCCCGAGTGGGCACGCACGGTGCTCATCGGGGCGGTTCCCACGGCCCGGTAG
- a CDS encoding AAA family ATPase, translating into MLTRTPFVTSAPSSGQDRASQLDIAGELTALLRDTTTEPRPDIQLEALTLAVAADLPVLLWGEPGIGKTAALTQLAVSLDLPLTTVIASVHEPSDFSGLPIVGDDPAGQGVPMAPPDWAVRLVRAGRGLLFLDELSTAPPAVQAALLRLVLERRIGALQLPPGVRIVAAANPRSSAADGWELSPPLANRFVHLQWTHDHEVVVRGLGGTWPRATLPRLDPERLPEAVDFARRAVCGLLASRPALVHRLPSGETRRGGPWPSPRSWDMTLCLIAFATAAGSSRDVLALLVRGTVGDGPGLELLASLDRMDLPDPETLLADPAGAVLPERGDLRQAVLDGVVAAVRNRPEKPRWDAAWALLVRALETGAPDVVVVPATTLASLRRADWDVPASIEQLAGAVSLSRRADRAATRAADRAAAAAKAGR; encoded by the coding sequence ATGCTCACACGCACCCCTTTCGTCACGTCCGCCCCTTCCTCCGGCCAGGACCGCGCCTCCCAGCTCGACATCGCCGGTGAGCTGACGGCCCTGCTGCGCGACACCACCACCGAACCCCGTCCCGACATCCAGCTGGAGGCCCTGACCCTGGCCGTGGCCGCCGATCTGCCCGTACTCCTGTGGGGCGAGCCCGGCATCGGCAAGACCGCCGCGCTCACCCAGCTCGCCGTGTCCCTGGATCTTCCGCTGACCACGGTCATCGCCAGCGTCCATGAGCCGTCCGACTTCTCGGGGCTGCCCATCGTGGGGGACGACCCCGCTGGGCAGGGCGTGCCGATGGCGCCGCCGGACTGGGCGGTGCGGCTGGTGCGGGCGGGCCGGGGGCTGCTGTTCCTGGACGAGCTGTCCACCGCGCCGCCGGCCGTTCAGGCCGCCCTGCTCCGTCTCGTGCTGGAGCGGCGGATCGGCGCCCTGCAACTGCCGCCCGGGGTACGGATCGTGGCCGCGGCCAATCCGCGTTCCTCGGCGGCCGACGGCTGGGAGCTGAGCCCGCCGCTGGCCAACCGGTTCGTGCATCTGCAGTGGACCCACGACCACGAGGTGGTGGTGCGCGGCCTCGGCGGGACCTGGCCCCGGGCCACACTGCCCCGGCTCGACCCCGAACGGCTGCCGGAGGCCGTGGACTTCGCCCGTCGCGCGGTGTGCGGGCTCCTCGCCTCCCGCCCGGCACTCGTGCACCGGCTGCCCAGCGGTGAGACGCGCCGGGGCGGTCCCTGGCCGTCGCCCCGGAGCTGGGACATGACCCTGTGTCTGATCGCGTTCGCGACCGCGGCCGGCTCCTCCAGGGACGTGCTCGCCCTGCTGGTCCGGGGCACCGTGGGGGACGGTCCGGGGCTGGAGCTGCTGGCGAGCCTGGACCGGATGGATCTGCCGGACCCCGAGACGCTGCTCGCCGACCCGGCGGGCGCCGTCCTGCCCGAGCGGGGGGATCTGCGTCAGGCGGTGCTCGACGGTGTGGTGGCGGCGGTCCGCAATCGTCCGGAGAAGCCCCGCTGGGATGCGGCATGGGCGCTCCTGGTCCGGGCGCTGGAGACCGGTGCCCCGGACGTGGTGGTCGTCCCGGCGACCACGCTCGCCTCGCTGCGCCGGGCGGACTGGGACGTTCCGGCATCGATCGAGCAGCTCGCCGGGGCGGTGTCCCTGTCCCGGCGGGCGGACCGGGCGGCGACCCGGGCCGCGGACCGGGCAGCCGCGGCGGCGAAGGCCGGCCGATGA